One Candidatus Binataceae bacterium genomic region harbors:
- the thrS gene encoding threonine--tRNA ligase — protein MSSEITVTVNGEQRRLPHGSAVREALRDQPGKDLVAARVDGKVVDLTRKLDHDAAVEPILAQSEAGLDTIRHSTAHLMAMAVQSLFPGTQVTIGPTIEDGFYYDFAPKTPFTPDDLPRIEAKMKELAKADLKIERIEVPRENAIRQFSEMGEQYKVEIIQGIPDDTVSIYKQGDWMDLCRGPHVPSTRYLRAFKLLSVAGAYWRGDEHNAMLSRIYGTAFASKEALDEHLALVELARQRDHRKIGREMGLFMFDPIAPGQPFYLPKGMVIFNALVDYMRRLYRRYGFDEVITPQIYKNEMFHTSGHWDNFRENMFLSLDPDADVATIDTSPEGWRVGYGVKPMNCPGHTYVYRAEKRSYRDLPLRIAEFSRLHRAERSGVLHGLTRARVMSQDDAHIFCTEDQIEDEFAMNLEMVREVYTTLGFERVEFKLATMPDQHLGTEEQWRMAEEKVANAMRRNEIAFEINPKEGAFYGPKIEIYVPDALKRKWQVATIQLDYNGPMNFDLTYTSSAGIEERPVMIHRAILGSLERFIGVLIEHTGGVLPYWLAPEQARVLSLSEKVESYAMEIEGILKREGVRAAADIRGEKLGFKVREAELAKVPYMIVVGEREAADRAISLRRLRGAKSESMPLDALVELLKKEPLPA, from the coding sequence ATGAGTTCCGAGATTACCGTCACCGTAAATGGCGAGCAGCGCCGGCTGCCGCACGGCTCCGCGGTCCGCGAGGCTCTGCGCGATCAGCCAGGCAAAGACCTCGTTGCCGCGCGCGTCGATGGCAAAGTCGTCGATCTGACTCGGAAGCTCGACCACGATGCCGCCGTCGAGCCCATTCTCGCCCAGAGCGAGGCCGGCCTCGATACGATTCGCCATTCCACGGCGCATCTTATGGCGATGGCGGTGCAATCGCTCTTCCCCGGCACGCAGGTCACGATCGGCCCCACGATCGAAGACGGCTTCTATTACGATTTCGCGCCCAAGACGCCCTTCACCCCCGACGATCTGCCCAGGATCGAGGCGAAGATGAAGGAGCTCGCCAAGGCCGACCTCAAGATCGAACGGATCGAGGTCCCGCGCGAGAACGCGATTCGCCAGTTCTCCGAGATGGGCGAGCAATACAAGGTCGAGATCATCCAGGGAATCCCCGACGATACCGTATCGATCTACAAGCAGGGCGACTGGATGGATTTGTGCCGCGGACCGCACGTGCCCTCGACGCGCTACCTGCGCGCCTTCAAGCTGCTCTCGGTCGCGGGCGCGTACTGGCGCGGCGACGAGCACAACGCGATGCTCTCGCGAATCTACGGCACCGCGTTCGCGAGCAAGGAAGCGCTGGACGAGCATCTGGCGCTCGTCGAGCTGGCGCGCCAGCGCGACCATCGCAAGATCGGCCGCGAGATGGGCCTCTTCATGTTCGATCCGATTGCGCCGGGTCAGCCGTTCTACCTGCCCAAGGGGATGGTGATCTTCAATGCGCTGGTCGATTATATGCGGCGGCTCTACCGGCGCTATGGCTTCGACGAAGTGATCACACCGCAGATCTATAAGAACGAGATGTTCCATACCTCGGGGCATTGGGACAATTTTCGCGAGAATATGTTCCTGTCGCTCGATCCCGATGCCGACGTGGCGACGATCGATACGAGCCCCGAAGGATGGCGCGTCGGCTATGGCGTGAAGCCGATGAACTGCCCGGGGCATACGTATGTCTATCGCGCCGAGAAGCGCTCCTATCGCGATCTGCCGCTGCGGATTGCGGAGTTCTCGCGGCTCCATCGCGCGGAGCGCTCGGGCGTGCTGCACGGCCTCACGCGGGCGCGTGTGATGTCCCAGGACGACGCGCATATCTTTTGCACCGAGGATCAAATCGAAGACGAATTCGCGATGAACCTCGAGATGGTGCGCGAGGTTTACACGACACTCGGCTTCGAGCGGGTCGAGTTCAAGCTCGCGACGATGCCCGACCAGCATCTGGGCACCGAAGAGCAATGGCGGATGGCCGAGGAGAAGGTCGCCAACGCGATGCGCCGCAACGAGATCGCGTTTGAGATAAATCCCAAGGAAGGCGCATTCTACGGTCCGAAGATCGAGATTTATGTGCCCGACGCGCTCAAGCGAAAATGGCAGGTCGCGACGATTCAACTCGATTACAATGGTCCGATGAACTTCGACCTGACCTACACCTCGAGCGCCGGTATCGAGGAGCGCCCGGTGATGATCCATCGCGCGATCCTGGGCTCGCTCGAGCGATTCATCGGCGTGCTGATCGAGCATACCGGCGGCGTACTGCCGTACTGGCTCGCGCCGGAGCAGGCGCGGGTGCTCTCGCTCAGCGAAAAGGTCGAGAGTTACGCGATGGAGATCGAGGGCATCTTAAAGCGCGAGGGCGTGCGTGCCGCGGCCGATATCCGTGGTGAGAAGCTCGGCTTCAAGGTGCGCGAAGCGGAACTCGCCAAGGTGCCGTATATGATCGTGGTGGGCGAGCGCGAGGCTGCCGACCGCGCAATCTCGCTGCGTCGCCTGCGGGGCGCGAAAAGCGAATCGATGCCGCTTGACGCGCTCGTGGAATTGCTGAAAAAGGAGCCGTTGCCGGCTTGA
- the pheS gene encoding phenylalanine--tRNA ligase subunit alpha, translated as MREQLEQIRQRALGELGDDAQEVQIENVRVRVLGRAGELTEIMRGMRDVPHEERPAIGQLINQIKRELEARIETLQGKLKAAALEKSLGEARLDVTLPGMKIARGHIHPIQQILERMLEIFVGMGFEVAMTQDIEDDFHNFEALNFPPHHPAREMQDTFYVDGGRLMRTHTSNGQIRVMENRQPPLAIVCPGRCYRRDELSVRASPMFTQIEGFMVDRRGKITMAHLKGVLTEFTKSFFGATAVRFRASYFPFTEPSAELDMRCLLCDGAGCPVCKHSGWTEVLGCGMIHPAVLRAVKVDPAEFQGFAFGLGVERTGLLKLGVNDLRLFFENDLRFISQFPVLSGGAR; from the coding sequence ATGCGAGAGCAGCTCGAGCAAATCAGACAGCGCGCGCTGGGCGAGCTCGGCGACGACGCGCAGGAAGTGCAAATCGAAAACGTTCGCGTGCGGGTGCTGGGCCGCGCCGGCGAGCTAACCGAGATCATGCGCGGGATGCGCGACGTGCCGCACGAAGAGCGCCCCGCGATCGGCCAGCTCATCAACCAGATCAAGCGCGAGCTCGAAGCGCGAATCGAAACGCTCCAGGGAAAGCTCAAGGCCGCCGCGCTCGAGAAATCGCTCGGCGAGGCGCGCCTCGACGTAACGCTGCCGGGGATGAAAATCGCGCGCGGCCATATCCATCCGATTCAGCAGATCCTCGAGCGGATGCTCGAGATCTTCGTTGGCATGGGCTTCGAAGTCGCGATGACCCAGGATATCGAGGACGACTTCCACAATTTCGAGGCGCTCAACTTCCCGCCGCATCATCCGGCGCGCGAGATGCAGGATACGTTCTACGTCGACGGCGGCCGCCTGATGCGCACGCATACGTCGAACGGCCAGATCCGCGTGATGGAGAATCGGCAGCCTCCGCTCGCGATCGTATGCCCCGGACGATGCTACCGGCGCGACGAGCTGAGCGTGCGCGCGTCACCGATGTTCACGCAGATCGAGGGCTTCATGGTCGATCGGCGCGGCAAGATCACGATGGCCCATCTGAAGGGCGTCCTCACCGAGTTCACCAAGTCGTTCTTCGGCGCGACCGCCGTGCGCTTTCGCGCGAGCTACTTCCCCTTCACCGAGCCGAGCGCCGAGCTCGATATGCGATGCCTGCTCTGCGACGGCGCCGGATGCCCCGTCTGCAAGCATTCCGGATGGACGGAAGTCCTGGGCTGCGGAATGATCCATCCAGCCGTGCTCCGCGCCGTGAAAGTCGATCCTGCCGAATTCCAGGGCTTCGCATTCGGCTTGGGCGTCGAGCGCACCGGCCTGCTCAAGCTCGGGGTCAACGACCTGCGGCTCTTCTTTGAAAACGACCTGCGCTTCATCTCGCAGTTCCCGGTCCTCAGCGGAGGTGCGCGATGA
- the pheT gene encoding phenylalanine--tRNA ligase subunit beta, translating to MKLPLSWLKEFVALDASADDIAHRLSLAGLVVESIEKTQAAFTGVVTAKVLHAEKHPNADRLSLCDVDAGERGQFKVVCGAPNVRSGMHAALAMVGAKLGKEEPLTAATIRGVESRGMLCSERELGMSDEHAGIIALADDAPLGVDLAEYMALTDTILDVEITANRGDCLSIRGLAREVAALFDVKLQAPKLRAARSPSPSAKIDFTVDIEAPDLCPRYAALAMRAIKIGPSPVWMRRRLELCGMRGLNNVVDATNYVMLELGQPLHAFDFGKIASGKIVVRRAGTDHEFVTLDNATRSLESNDLMIADAEKTLAIAGVMGGLNSEVGEGTTDLLLESAYFAPMTIARTGRRLGLNSEARYRFERGIDRAGQVSALIRVAELIRQTAGGREASMIVDIEPSPAEKREITLELGAIETLLGVAIAPAVVRSRLKAIGAQVVSRGKGTLGVSAPSFRPDINEPADLIEEVARLSGFAEIPAQLPPRVGALVATNPELDFQRGTREVLLGCGLSEATTIAFIAPADNARYTGATPGAVPVRVTNPLSAELSELRVSLMPGLTAALRFNLNREAQSFHAFEIGKVFGRDGDFSTERTCLAALSYGPYTQAAIGEHPVKAGFFSIKGILESLFDSCGAAANVSYHPIEAARYPFLHPGRGAEVRLGDESIGYVGEMHPAEALRLDLNGACAIYELDLAKLISYGFSPRKTIEAPPRFPAIRRDLALVLDRNFPADVVVKTIRECGSSLLESVEVFDVYEGAAVAAGRKSVALACRYRAKDRTLTDEEVNRVHAALVDQARTRLGAELRQ from the coding sequence ATGAAGCTGCCGCTCAGCTGGCTCAAGGAATTCGTCGCGCTCGACGCCTCTGCCGATGACATCGCGCATCGGCTGAGTCTCGCCGGCCTCGTCGTTGAATCGATCGAAAAAACTCAGGCCGCATTCACCGGCGTCGTCACTGCCAAGGTGCTCCACGCCGAAAAGCATCCCAACGCCGATCGCCTGTCGCTCTGCGACGTCGATGCGGGTGAGCGCGGCCAGTTCAAAGTCGTATGCGGCGCGCCCAACGTTCGCAGCGGGATGCATGCCGCGCTGGCGATGGTCGGGGCAAAACTCGGCAAGGAGGAGCCGCTCACGGCGGCGACGATTCGCGGCGTCGAGTCGCGGGGGATGCTCTGCTCGGAGCGTGAGCTTGGAATGTCCGACGAGCACGCGGGAATCATCGCACTCGCCGACGACGCTCCGCTCGGCGTCGATCTCGCCGAATACATGGCGCTCACTGACACGATCCTCGACGTCGAGATCACGGCCAATCGCGGCGATTGCCTTTCGATTCGTGGTCTCGCGCGCGAAGTTGCGGCGCTCTTCGACGTGAAGCTGCAGGCGCCGAAGCTGCGCGCCGCACGCTCGCCCTCGCCCAGTGCCAAAATTGATTTTACCGTCGATATCGAAGCGCCGGATCTGTGCCCGCGCTACGCGGCGCTCGCGATGCGCGCGATTAAGATCGGTCCCTCGCCCGTCTGGATGCGCCGGCGGCTCGAGCTGTGCGGGATGCGCGGGCTCAACAACGTCGTCGACGCGACCAACTATGTGATGCTCGAGCTGGGCCAGCCGCTCCACGCGTTCGACTTCGGCAAGATCGCGAGTGGCAAGATCGTTGTGCGCCGCGCCGGCACCGATCACGAGTTCGTCACGCTCGACAACGCGACACGCTCGCTCGAGAGCAATGACCTGATGATCGCGGACGCCGAAAAGACCCTCGCGATCGCGGGCGTGATGGGCGGGCTCAATTCCGAGGTCGGCGAAGGCACGACCGACCTCCTGCTCGAGAGTGCGTACTTCGCGCCGATGACGATCGCACGCACTGGGCGCCGCCTGGGGCTTAACAGCGAGGCGCGCTATCGCTTTGAGCGCGGTATCGATCGCGCAGGACAGGTGAGCGCGCTGATTCGCGTCGCCGAGCTGATTCGCCAGACCGCCGGCGGGCGCGAGGCTTCGATGATCGTCGATATCGAGCCGAGTCCGGCTGAAAAGCGCGAGATCACCTTGGAGCTCGGCGCGATCGAAACGCTGCTCGGCGTGGCGATTGCTCCTGCCGTCGTGCGCAGCCGTCTGAAAGCGATCGGCGCGCAGGTCGTGTCGCGCGGCAAGGGCACGCTCGGTGTGTCCGCTCCCTCGTTCCGTCCCGATATCAACGAGCCGGCTGATTTGATCGAAGAAGTCGCACGCCTCTCGGGCTTCGCAGAAATCCCGGCGCAATTGCCGCCCCGCGTCGGCGCCCTGGTGGCGACCAATCCTGAGCTGGATTTCCAGCGCGGCACGCGCGAAGTGCTGCTCGGGTGCGGCCTCAGCGAGGCGACGACGATCGCGTTCATCGCGCCGGCCGACAACGCGCGCTACACGGGCGCGACACCGGGCGCCGTTCCGGTCAGGGTCACGAATCCACTTTCTGCTGAGCTGAGCGAACTGCGTGTCAGCCTGATGCCCGGTCTGACCGCGGCGCTGCGCTTCAATCTGAATCGCGAGGCGCAATCGTTTCACGCCTTCGAGATCGGCAAGGTCTTCGGCCGCGACGGCGACTTCTCGACCGAGCGCACCTGCCTCGCCGCGTTGAGCTACGGGCCATACACGCAGGCGGCGATCGGCGAACATCCCGTCAAGGCGGGGTTTTTCTCGATCAAGGGAATCCTCGAGAGCCTTTTCGATTCATGCGGCGCGGCGGCCAACGTCAGTTACCATCCGATCGAAGCGGCGCGTTATCCGTTTTTGCATCCTGGACGCGGCGCGGAGGTTCGGCTCGGCGATGAATCGATAGGCTATGTCGGCGAAATGCACCCGGCCGAAGCGCTGCGCCTCGACCTCAACGGCGCGTGTGCGATTTACGAACTTGACTTAGCAAAACTCATTTCTTATGGTTTCTCGCCGCGCAAAACGATCGAAGCACCGCCACGATTTCCGGCCATTCGCCGCGACCTCGCGCTCGTGCTGGATCGGAATTTCCCGGCTGATGTGGTAGTTAAGACCATTCGGGAATGCGGGTCGTCATTGCTCGAAAGCGTCGAGGTCTTTGACGTGTACGAGGGAGCTGCAGTGGCGGCTGGCAGAAAGAGCGTGGCATTGGCCTGCCGATACAGGGCCAAAGACCGCACGCTGACGGATGAGGAGGTGAACCGGGTTCACGCCGCGTTGGTTGATCAGGCGCGGACGCGTCTCGGAGCGGAGTTGCGGCAGTAG
- the infC gene encoding translation initiation factor IF-3: MRRDFRTPPSREPAIRVNNQIRAQEVRVIDADGSQVGILPVREAIRIAETKGLDLVEVASTANPPVCRITDFDKYRYAQKKKTHDSKKHTVSTVKEVKMGSRTGEHDVDFKVKHIKRFISEGNRVKLSVSFRGREITHPELGRALIERIVEQVTEVAQPESLPRMEGRSMSVLLTPR, from the coding sequence ATTCGAAGGGATTTTAGAACGCCACCATCTCGAGAACCCGCTATCCGGGTCAACAATCAGATCCGTGCGCAGGAAGTTCGCGTAATCGATGCCGACGGTTCGCAGGTCGGGATTCTGCCCGTGCGCGAAGCGATTCGAATCGCCGAGACCAAGGGCCTGGACCTGGTCGAGGTCGCTTCGACCGCGAATCCGCCCGTCTGCCGCATCACGGATTTCGACAAATATCGCTACGCGCAAAAGAAAAAGACCCACGACTCCAAGAAGCACACGGTCAGCACCGTCAAGGAAGTCAAGATGGGATCGCGCACCGGCGAGCACGATGTGGACTTCAAAGTTAAGCACATCAAGCGCTTCATTAGTGAAGGCAATCGTGTTAAGTTATCGGTTTCGTTCCGCGGTCGCGAGATTACCCATCCGGAACTGGGCCGGGCGTTGATAGAGCGCATCGTCGAGCAAGTGACTGAAGTTGCGCAGCCCGAGAGCCTGCCCCGGATGGAGGGGCGCAGCATGTCAGTCCTGTTGACGCCGCGGTAG
- the rplT gene encoding 50S ribosomal protein L20: MPRAKGGPKTRRRHKRQLKLASGFVGGRKLYKQARNTLEKGLTYAYRDRKQKKRNYRALWVARINALAREHGISYSVLIDGLKKAGVEIDRKILAALAKERDGLFTELVQTAKSALGQKAA; this comes from the coding sequence ATGCCTCGCGCTAAGGGCGGCCCCAAGACACGCCGCCGCCATAAACGGCAACTCAAGCTCGCCTCGGGATTCGTTGGCGGGCGCAAGCTTTACAAGCAGGCCCGCAACACGCTCGAAAAGGGCCTCACCTACGCCTATCGCGATCGCAAGCAGAAGAAGCGCAATTATCGCGCACTGTGGGTCGCGCGTATCAATGCGCTCGCGCGCGAACACGGCATCTCCTATAGCGTGCTGATCGACGGCCTCAAGAAAGCCGGCGTCGAAATCGATCGCAAGATTCTTGCGGCACTCGCCAAGGAGCGCGACGGCTTGTTTACCGAGCTGGTGCAGACCGCCAAGAGCGCGCTCGGCCAGAAAGCCGCTTAA
- the rpmI gene encoding 50S ribosomal protein L35, giving the protein MPKIKTSRTAAKRFSINKNGKVKFKRAYLRHLLSSKSPKQKRQLREAGRLGKADTERVRRMMPNG; this is encoded by the coding sequence ATGCCGAAGATTAAGACCAGCCGCACCGCGGCCAAGCGCTTTTCGATCAACAAGAACGGCAAGGTGAAGTTCAAGCGCGCATACCTGCGCCACCTCTTGTCGAGCAAGAGCCCCAAGCAGAAGCGTCAGCTTCGCGAAGCGGGCCGGCTCGGCAAGGCCGACACCGAGCGCGTGCGCCGGATGATGCCCAACGGCTAA